attttctgtcttgtttccttGGTTACCTAGTTGTTTTACTCTTTGTTTAAGTATCTATATTGAAAGTAACTgtgagaagggagaggagaaagaagtcTAGTCTCCATTATGGCTCCTAACAGAATAGTAAATTCACTTTAGGACTCAGCTGGAGGATGAATAGGGATGATAGAAGGAGATCAAGTCTCAAGAGATGGAAGGAGGTACAATATGGAGTTACAacctcagctataaaatgaaattGACATTATTTTCAGCATTTCCATTATTTATGGTGTCTCCCATTAGTGCTGATCAACAGAAAGGGTCTTCTGGGAGAGCTGGTGACTTACATTTACCTTTTGGATGTCGCAGGGATCTAAGTCATCACAGGCATCTGAAATGCCCAGCCATGGCATATTTATAACACCAGTCCAGGCCAGGCCATCGTCAAAGAATTCAGGTACCTAGAGTTCCTGTTTCAGAAAGATACAGATAAATTGAAGCAGATTCAGTAGCACAGAGGAggatgaaacaaaaagaaagcagaaggctGAGAGCGACAAGAGAATTTAGAACATTTCTACGATTTACACAAATGAATGAATCTCTGTTGCAAGCCAATTACTGGCAATGCCCTATGAAGAGCAAAGTGTCCATCTTGCTAAGAAAAGGGAAATGGGAAGaaacttaaaatagaaaagaggGGGGGAAACAGGTAGGCCTATAGAAACACTTCTGAAGTATTTTCTGATACATTGGCATGACTGCTAAGTTGTAACTGAGATGGCAGCAGAGGCCTCCAGGGACTCACACTAATGATTAATTGTCCTTCTGTAAAAGCCATCTATCTACATGTGTCCTCAAAATACCTTTCCAGCCATGGATCCGTATGCTTTTGTCTACATGACTTTGTTAGGTAATacatggcaaaattttatttcctatgGTCTGCCAATTTTATTCCTAATTTCCTCAAAGTTCACGTAGATGTGTTAGTGAAAATCATGGAGTTCCAGAATTACATCTCACatgttaaaatcttttaaaatgacataattCCAAGGCATTCTGAATAGTATGTGAAACCagcaagaaaaacaattattcttTTCTGATCATTTAAGGATTTGGTAGAGGCCTGGCCCTTAACCAAATCACAGGGTCAGTGCAATAGGATGAAGGGTCAGAGAGGCCTGCAGTACAGGGGCTCTactctttcaagatttttctagtttctttcctttttgctccCAGTGAACAGACCCACTATAATTTCCCCTCCTTCTGACATCCCTGCTATGAAATACTACCCAACTGGGTACAACTATTTGGTTGTCTCCCTATACAGATGGGCAGTAAAATCTTCCAAACAACCCGACAATTGTGCATTCTTTCTGATCTCTAGTTGTGGATGAAGGGGGGTCTCACTAATATTTGATATAGATCTCAGTTGCCCTTCTTTCTTAAGAAGGCTAATTCGGGGCTCATGGATTTCTGATTTGTCATCGTGTCTATTTTTGAATGATAAATggccctatttttcttttttaagtctgaTTTCTAATTTATGTCAGTTTTACTATTTAGTAAAAAGGTATATGTTCTCTCATTCTTAGTTAACAAAGAGAAATTTATTGGCCACTCTAGGGTGAACTACACATTCTCTGAGGTGGAATCAGGAGGGCAGATACCTTTGTCTTCTTCCTGAAGGCTGCCTTTCATCTAATCTTATTTGATTAGGAGAATTTTCAGAGATGGAAGAGGGAATACAAGTCTTATAAATCTTAAGGGCTGGCTTTTAGTTCTCAGCCTTGAAATGCAAGGGAAATTTTCACTCAATCCTCAAATAAACCCCAATGAGTtcacatttttattgtatataattgatttcaaaattattatgTATTGGCCATTATGGAATTTGGTACTTCCACCCTATTCATACATTGTCAAATTTGGAGCAGAAATTTTTATCTTCCCTAATAAAGATTGAACAGAAAGTGCTTTTTATCTACCTGTcctttatataacaataatgacaCATCCCCTAATAATTCAGTTTACTGTAAGAACATCTTTTTATGGCTACTTTTGCCTTTAAGTCTTTTCAAAGTTTAGGTATAATTTCAATTTTGTATGTAATCTGAAATATTTTGGACTTAACTTAGGTTCTCACTTAGTgaccattttttcttttacaaagatgCCTTTTCCcaagaacattttttaacatgTCAGTCATTAGCAAACATTTTTCTTACATCtgatgttttttttcttcttgtgcacatttttcccaagtattttattatttcattactcTTCAGAGCCCCCAGTACTTTATTGAAGCCCCATTAGAGCTCTTAATCACCTCGTATTGTATAATATTTAACTTGTAAAATACTACTGCCATCAACTATACTGTGTACTCAACCAgaatttaatgaaagtgaaaagcgaaagtgttagtccctcagtcatgtcctactctttgtgaccccatggactgtatgtagcctgccactctcctctgtccatggaattctccaggcaagaatactggagggagtagcCATAGAGTacccagccattcccttctccagatgatcttcctgacccaggaatcaaaactgggtctcctgcattgtgggcagattctttaccatttgagccaccaaggaagcccaaagtcATATCAGTGCTTAAGTGCCCTTGTGGGACAGGAAGTTCCTTTAGCTACCATTTCTGGTTTTCCTAAccttgaaagaaattgaaaaccaCTGCCCGCCATAGCAATACTCCCCAGGATGGACCTTCTTAAGTGCCTTGAAGCTCCATTTTagtgtttctgttgttgtttttatttcaccACCTCCTCCCGATTCCActcccaataaaaaaaaattagtattttctcTGGGTAAGGTCTGGTTACTCATATGGCCAGAGGCACTGCCTCCCTGGTGATTCAGAATGTCATCTTCTGAACCTATGTCATTAATAAGCTATTTAGTTGCTTATTGCACTCTCTTCCCCATCCCAACTCAGTTGTCTGTGTTCTTAGGTCagtttattctcttttatttgtgATGGAAATATTGGAGTATAGGTCTGGAGAAAATCAACAAGGAGGCTTCTCAGGTAGTATTACTATTTTAGGCCTTAGGCTACTGAGTGACTCGGGAAAACAAATAAAAGCTTAACATGTGGTCTACCTCAAACATGAGAGCTAGGATATCTCCCACACAAGGGTTGGGAGCCAAAGCCCCAGCTAATAATAAACTACTTGCCTTGAATTCTTTGAGATACCTTGGGGATATCTATAGTCTATCTCAAAAGTTCATTGGTGCTGGAACTGGGTGCTCAACCATTGCTCAATCACTCTCCATAGGAGttacttcttaaaattttatattggggtatagccgattaacaatgttatgatagtttcaggtgagcagtgaagggactcagcgacacatatacacgtatccattctctcccaaattcccttcccttccaggctgtcacgtaacattgagcagagtcccatgtgctatacagtatatccttgttggttatccattttaaatagagcagtgtgtgcatgtcaatcccaaactacCTAATTGTCCTTCCCCCTCATCctttcccccagcaaccataagttgaTCATAGGAGACACTTTTGAGGAAACAGACAATTGTGTGAGATAAAAGAGTACTTTCATGTTCAATTTAAAGTGGAGAAGCCTATGGGAATTTAATGACTTCAGATCTCTAAATCACAAGTTTTTCAACTGTTGTGAGTTTCaactaccttttattttttttttcaactaccTTTTAAAAGTTGACTGAACTGTGAACTCACCAAGAAAAAAGGCTCTTACACACACAACTTTTCCTACAACATTTCAGACATGCACAGACACTATGAAACATATCTATCTAGCAGTCCATGAATCTTAGGATAAATGTATCTACCATAAAGATTTTTCACCTGTAAAAATGATGCCTTTTTGCTTTGAGGTCACGAAATGTTGTATTTAATCCAAAAAGTATTAAATTATAGTATACAAAAGAGTAACCATATTTCAAGCTGTGTAGGATTTAAAATTGCTAGAGGcacattttctttaaaggagCCTTATAGAGTCTGAAGTTCTTTCTAAGAGAAGAGTTTACATGATTTTAAATAAGGCTGGTGAGTCCCTCTTTACAACCTAAGTGAGCCAACCTCATCCCTAAAAGAAACATACTCCACAGAATAAATAAGCAATATATTGCTAtattatattttctcttcctaGGTCATAGCATGCTAGGAAGGCAACAGTTACATTGTGCTAAATGCTGAATTATTCAAAAGGGTCCTGGTCCTCTTCAGGAGATATGACAGGAACCAGAGTTTTAGTTTACAATGAGACATTTTCCCATCAGTCTAGTCTACAGTAGCACACTTTGTTCATTGTGCTCCTGTGGTCAAGGAATATAGACTTAACTCACCAGCACTGTGTTTTGAGAATTCAGTACATGTGTACCAGCAGAATTCTTCTCTCTCAGGATCTGCCAAACACCATTATGGCTCAGTATCTTTTGTTTTGGGCAAAGCTTTATCATACTTCTTTGTACTTTTGTTTCTATATATGTGATAATGTTACAGTAATAATATATTGGGACTTGAGGAGGTCCAGGAAATAACACTACTCTTTCTTATCATTTCTGAATCAACTGAGAAATGAGTCTGCAAATGGAGGATAAAATCCCAATTTTCTTTATAACAAAGTAGAAATTTTAGCAATTGGACTTCCTAATGCAGAAGCACAGAGTTAGACTTTTTCCCTATATATGGCAGCACAGTACACCGTCAGAGCCTCCCCAAACAAGGGTAAGCCTTCTCTGAGAAAAGCCACTCATTCCCAAGGGGAGGCTAgaggaaagaaacagacacatgtgctcagctttccttctaAAATCACAAATCAAGTAAGCTACTCAACCTCCCAGGAGATAGTGTGAATGAAGGCGAAGGTAAGGGTCAGGAGTGTGGTGCTACTTCAGTTCTGTTCCCGTGGAAGGAAACATCAGGAACATGGAGGCAGCTATTCCCCACCCTACACTCCCCTAACAGTATCTAGCATTAAGTCTTTAAGTCATTAAGTCTTTGGTTAACCAGAGGTGTGGTATATTAAGACAGTCCCTCTTCTACTTTGATGTGGCTGCTCCTCCAATGCAAATCATTGCTCTGTTGAAAGGCTCTTGGAGCTTTGCTTGCAGACAGTCTAAAATGGATCAGAACTGTGAGTTAACAAAATCAAATCTGAGGTCAAACTAGACCACAACTGAAAATTCATTTTCTACTCTTTTCTCCTTAACAAACTGTGTTTTAGCTGCAGTGTCCAAAATGACAGAGGTTCTTCAATGAGATTAAATtgtattcttaaaatataataataaatcgGAGAGTCAAATGTTATGATATATGTGaacaactttataaaatattgttaGTTTAAATGAAATTACAGACTCTCAGTTCTTTAAATAAGAAACCCAAGGAGTCATgggtagttatttattttatctctaaGCACTTGGCAGAAGAAAATCCCATGACTAACAAATGTCATAAGTATATAGACCTTTCAGAAAACAGAGAGATATCAACTTCAATAACACCATGGCCATAATTAAGACcaccaataaaaattatattttaggggTTTGAAATTAGCTTTATAGCACATAGCAACAATCTCTAATGCCCAGTCTTAGAAGAATCTTTGTCAGAAATAATATTTGCAAGGACATGTTTTATATTACAGAATAATGTTAGCTTATCTGAAGCTCTAGGAGAATGAAcgctttcttattttcttgctgATATTTCTTCAGCTAACAGATAAGACAGCATTATGATTTTCAAGTCATGGTGCTAAAATTCAATTAGTTAGCACcaagacaaaatttaaaatcctGAAGAAGGTAGAAATATCCTCTATAACAAAGGTGGAGGCAAAATAAGGTTATTAACAAATGGAATATGTGACATGTAAGACTGAATACCTATCCTATAAAGCACAGTACACATgacttaatattattatttaatatttaagtaaACATTCATCAGCCATGGTATAGATGACAGAGAACTAACAGGGTCATCACACAAAACTTCTCTTCCAGAGTGGCTCACCAGGTCAGACCATCCTCCCTGGACAAGTTCTTCAAACACCATGAGTTTCTCTGTTATTTGCCACAGTGATTCAGAAACAAACATGATTATCAGTCAAGCAACAGAATGAGGTAGGATGTGATTTTCAAGATATTGTCCCATTTACTTACACAAATGTTTAACTGGTTAACCCCTGATGGCAGTTAACAAGGCACTATGTATCACAGAATATTCTCTCTAACAAACAAGCCACAAATAAACATTTGTGCTCCTGTAGATCAGAATAATTCCATAAATcgaacttcagtttcttcttagTCAAGTCAACCTATCTGAAATGTAGCTCACTTACTTCTCTTGCCCAGACTCTGACCTCAGCGTCAACAAGTCCACGGGTGCCCGGGATTCAAAGCCACCCTTGGATTAAATAGTTCACTCTGCCCCTCTGTGACATTTCTTGGCCCTCAATATGAAAATTTCTAGGTTCAAGTTCTAGGGGATCATTCCAAAACAGATATAATGGGAATGGCCTACTCCCCAAACACTGCCTATACCTATTAGGAAACACCTACAGGGAATGCAAAGCTAAAAATTGGCAGtaacagcatgctgctgctaagtcgcttcagttgtgtccgactctgtgtgaccccatagacggcagcccactaggctcctctgtccctgggattctccaggcaagaacactggagtgggttgccaattccttctccaatgcatgaaagtgaaaagtgaaagtgaagtcactcagtcgtgtccgactcgtagcaatcccgtggactggaacctactaggctcctcggtccatgggattttccaggcaagagtactggagtggggtgccattgccttctccaagtaagaGCATATATATCTTCTAAAATTAAGATAGGCAACATGAGAGATTTAAAGACATGGAGAGCAGAGAGGAATTCAACCAGAGGCAGCTTAATGACAGATACCCACCACCAGagatgagaaaggaagaaggaaaagaaaagtagaaataagTGGAAAAACTGGGTGAAAGGAAAGCAGAGGAGGGAAATTGAGAGTATGTAGAAAAGgaagtggaagaagagaaaatgaagaactaaatgtTAAGAAGGAATACAGTGTCTATAAGCATCTGAAAGTAGAAGGGACCTATCTGATATATCCTAACTCCAAAACACGATTAAAAAGTAGGAGAGATTTAATATGAACATAATGACTTCCTAAACATTACAGTGAGAATAGAGCATGCAAATTTTGAATGCTTGTTCTCTgatgatagaaaaagaaaaagatttactgCTATTAGTAAAGGGACAGATTGAAGTTGTCTGAAGGTCTATTCAGAAATATTGAATCTGTGCCCTACTCAGAACTCCCCTGTTCTCACAGGATGATTGGATCCCTTCCACCCAATTATGTATAGCTCTAAATTCCTACCTAAGAAGGAAAACTGATAGGTAGCGTGCAAGAGCTCACAACCAGGCCCATCTCCAGCACGCACGACGTGGGTCAttaatgcagcagcagcagcaaacaccgGGAGCTTGAGACTGGATAGAAGTAGGATGACTGGGACGGGCTGAGCATGATGTTTCAAGTTATGCTAATCATTTTCACCTGAGAGATAATCCTGAGGGTtagcatgtttttattttctctaaaggggcttccctggtggctcagatggtaaagaatctgcctgcaatgcaggagacccaagaccctgatgatgggaaagattgaggacaggaggtgaagggggcaacagaggatgagatggttggatgatatcactagctcagtggacatgagtttgagcaaactctgggagatagtgaaggacagggaagcctggtgtgctgcagtccatgggtttgcaaagagtcagacaccacttagtgactgaacaacaacaattctctCTAAAAATTCAACCCATTCATTGTTTTAAAtaggtagctcagttggtaaattatctgcctgcaatgcaggagacctggcttcgattcctgggtcaggaagatcccctggagaaggaaatggcaacccactccagtattcttgcctggagaatcccatggacagaggagcctgacaggctatatagtccacgggattgcaagagtcggacacaacttagtgactgaaccccCACCACCATActtgagctttttttcttttttagaaaaatacgTCTTCAAGTGTCTGTCAAGTGCATCCTTGATATAATCTTTTATGAACTAACATCCCTTCCTCTGAAATACTCCACTCCTCTCTTTGGCATGGGTTCTGGAAATCTATCTTGTTTTTTCACCTTTGAATGCATTTTGACTAAAGGCTAATCTTTCAACACTGAGGATTCTGGAGCAGATACTTTACTTGACTTCAGCCTGATTAAACTAGAATAAAATATAGCCACcacttccttatttttaatgttatgatTCCATGGATGCAGCCTATGGTGACCATGGTACTCTCACTGCCCCCATACAATGCCAATTACATTATGTTTACTTAAGTTACAAAACATTTATCACCACTCACCCATCTTGTGCTATTATAGCTGTGTTTCTGGGATCAAGTGAGTACCTTGCATTACTCTACAGCTGTCTCTCTTGTGCTTTTCCTGTCCTTTGTCCTCAAGCAGATCCACACCAGCGGACCTAAGGAATGGCAGCACCGTGACTGAGTTTATCCTCGTGGGCTTTGAGCAGAGCACCCCTTCCACTCGGGCATTGCTCTTTGCCCTCTTCCTAGCCCTCTACAGCCTTGCCATGGCCATGAATGGCCTCATCATCTTCATCACCTGGACAGACCCCAGGCTCAACagccccatgtacttcttccttggCCACCTGTCCTTCCTGGATGTCTgcttcatcaccaccaccatcccacaGATGCTGGTCCACCTGACAGTGAAGAACCATGTTGTCTCCTTTGTCTCTTGCATGACCCAGATGTACTTGGTCTTCTGTGTGGGTGTGGCTGAGTGCATCCTCTTGGCTTTCATGGCCTATGACCGTTATGTTGCCATCTGCTACCCACTTAGCTATGCCCAGATCATGAGCCAGCAGGTCTGCGTGAGCCTGGTGAGTATTGCCTGGTCCTTTGGGCTAATCAATGGCATCTTGCTTGAGTATATGTCATTCTGGAATCCCTTCTGCAGAGACAACCACATAGAAAACTTCTTCTGTGAGGCCCCCATAGTGATTGCTCTCTCCTGTGGAGACCCCCAGTTTAGTCTGAGAGTCATCTTTGCCGATGCCATTGTGGTGCTGCTCAGCCCCATGGTGCTCATCGTCATCTCCTATGCCCACATCCTGGCCTCCATCCTGGGCAGGAACTCCTCCTCTGGTTGAGGCAAGACCTTCTCTACTTGTGCCTCTCATCTGACCGTGGTCATCTTTTTCTACACCTCGGCCATGTTCTCTTACATGAACCCCCGCAGCACACACGGTCCTGACAAAGACAAGCCTTTCTCCCTCCTCTACACCATCATCACCCCCATGTGCAACCCTGTCATCTACAGTTtctgaaacaaagaaatgaagggGGCCATGGCGAGGGCCCTTGGGAGAAGCAGCCTTTCCCAGGCAGAGTCTGTCTGGTGGGAAGATGCCTGGAGGGGCAGCTTCCTCCTCCAGTCCTGAGAGTTGGATAACTTTCCTGTGCTGAGAGGCTCCAGGAAAGAGCATTCATAGGTTCCTTGGCACCAGCATCAGGCCTGGAAGTTCCTATTGATGTCTAATGCTCATCTATCTGATGTACCTTTAAGCACTGTGTTCTCTTGGACCTTCTTCATGAGACTTGGAAATCTTCCTGCTGAGTAATTTTCTTCTAAGTTCTCACAACAGGATCTATAAACACATAAGTACActtaattctatttcattttctttgcatagCACTTTTATATGCTCTTCCCAGCCTCAGTTCTGCCTAGATATTTAGGAGTAAACTTTTTCTTTCAacttaatctgttttttttttctcacactcCACTCTCTCTTCCTGAATCTGCCCTCATCCACTCTGCTCCTATATGAGAAACAGTAGAGGAAGAAGTAAGAAAAAAGGAATCAGGGAGCAGTGTTAGACATTAAGAAAAGTCagctagagaaaagaagaaaaagaaaaattagggaTCAGCAGCCTAAAATTCATCTTGTTTGCCTCCACTAGCCCATGAGGGGGAATTTGTGGTGGCATTAAATTAGCAACACTGCATTTGGTGTATGTTTGTGTTTCTCCGTGTTGGGAAAGGGCAAGTAGGAGATGTTAGGTGTCACATGCCTTCTAAGTCCTCCAGTTTCCTTAAATGCATGACTATTTGATATTTTCCATTATATCCAAGTAATACATACCTCTATCAAGCTTCTCAGACTACCAGTTTCTTTCCTGttacccatcagatcagatcagtcactcagtcgtgtccgactctgtgaccccatgaatcacagcatgccaggcctccctgtccatcaccaattcccggagttcactcagactcatgtccatcgagtcagtgatgccatccagccatctcatcctctgttgtccccttctcctcttgccgccaatccctcccagcatcagagtctttaacaatgagtcaactctttgcatgaggtggccaaagtactggagtttcagc
Above is a genomic segment from Bos indicus isolate NIAB-ARS_2022 breed Sahiwal x Tharparkar chromosome 5, NIAB-ARS_B.indTharparkar_mat_pri_1.0, whole genome shotgun sequence containing:
- the LOC109558379 gene encoding LOW QUALITY PROTEIN: olfactory receptor 10AD1-like (The sequence of the model RefSeq protein was modified relative to this genomic sequence to represent the inferred CDS: substituted 1 base at 1 genomic stop codon); this encodes MAMNGLIIFITWTDPRLNSPMYFFLGHLSFLDVCFITTTIPQMLVHLTVKNHVVSFVSCMTQMYLVFCVGVAECILLAFMAYDRYVAICYPLSYAQIMSQQVCVSLVSIAWSFGLINGILLEYMSFWNPFCRDNHIENFFCEAPIVIALSCGDPQFSLRVIFADAIVVLLSPMVLIVISYAHILASILGRNSSSGXGKTFSTCASHLTVVIFFYTSAMFSYMNPRSTHGPDKDKPFSLLYTIITPMCNPVIYSF